The window AGGAGGGGATGAGCCCCATCATCGCTTTGATCAGCGTGGATTTGCCGGCGCCGTTGGGGCCAATGACCGCCGTAATTTTTCCTTCAGGAAGCTCAAAGTCAATATCCCACAGTACCGGTTTCTGATCATAGGCGACGGTCAGGTCATGAACTTCAACCGGTGGATTTTTTTTGTTTTTGTCAGTCATGTCGGTGAAATAATGGCATATTCAGCAAATCAATAATTGGAAAACAGACTGTGCATACAGTCCGGATGCTGTCAGGCGGGTTCAAGATCGCCAGTCAGCGCCTGTACAATGGTTTCGACGTTGTGACGGAACATTCCGGAGTAGGTTCCTTCAGGTGTTCCCCGGGCGCCCATGGAATCGGAGTAAAGTGACCCGCCCATCCGGACCTGGTAACCCCGTTCGCGTACACCCGCAATGACGGATTCGATGGAACGGGTACTGACGCTTGATTCTACGAAGATGGCAGGTATTTCCCGTTCAATAATCAGTGATACCATTCGGGAAACGTCCTGAATTCCAAACTCGGTTGCCGTGCTGAGTCCCTGCAGCCCGCGGACTTCTATTCCATAAGCTTTACTGAAGTACTGGAAAGCATCGTGTGCAGTAATGAGAATACGGCGCTGTTCCGGTATGCTTTGAATACGTTGAAGAGCATACATGTGAAGCTCGTCAAGCTCCTGTTTGTATTGCTCTGCCCGTCTGGCAAAGGTATCTGAGTTCTCAGGATCAAGCTCTGAGAGCGCATCGGCTACATCATCAATAACCAGCTGCCACAAGGAAGCATCAAACCAGATATGGGGATCATAGGCACCGCCGAATTCAGTGGCCGAAATGCGTTTGCCGGATGGAATGGACTCAGCTACTGGCCGCGATTTGTCCCCTTTCTGATCCAGAATTTCGGAAAGTCTTCCTTCGAGATACAATCCGTTATACAACACGAGGTCGGCATTTTCCATATTGCGGAAATCTCGTGGCGTGGCCCGGTATACATGCGGGTCCACTCCGGGGCCCATGATGCTTGCGGTGCGTATCTGATCACCTCCGACGTTTTCAACAGCATCCATGATCAAATTGGTGGTAGTAACGACAAACGGACGGTCGTCTGCGGATGACTCGCCCTCTTCCCGGTTGCATCCGGAAAAGAGAAAAAGACCTGCAAAAAACAGAAGAAGGACCATTTTCAAATCCGGAGTTATCTTTTTTATGTTTAAGAATCTAAGTGTCTGTCCGGGCATATGTAACTGATTGGATACTCGTATTAAGCTGTGATTAATGGTGTTTATTCCACCCACAAAAACCGGGCGATCGAATGGGGAAGAAAGAACTGGCTTTCATTTACTTTAATCCGGACGCCGGCCTGGTCGGTTTCGGTAATTTCGATTGCCTGTTCCGGTGTGAGTTCAAGACGTGAAAGCATATTTAGAATATCCTTGTCCTGAGTCATTACGCGCCGGATAGTTGCAGCGGTATTTTTTTTAAGCGTATTTGCCGGCCGCAGCTCCGGCGAATCGGGTATTTGAAGATCCGCTGAGGGGATGGGATCTCCATGAGGGTCGTGGGTCGGATGTCCCATCAATTCGGAAATTGCCGCTTCGAACTTTTCACTGATAACATGCTCAAGCCGCTCAGCTTCATCATGGATTTCATCCCATGAGTAATTGAGGTGATCGGCCAGATACAGCTCAAGCAATCTGTGATGACGAAGTACTTCCAGTGCGGTAGCCTCGCCGACTTCGGTCAGTCGTACTCCTTTGTACGGTTCGTGCAGTACGAGTCCCATTTCGACCAGCCGCTTGATCATTCCCGTCACAGAGGCCGGGCGCACATCAAGTCTGCGGGAAAGATCCTGCATGGTTACTTTTTTATTCAGCTCTCTGAGCTTGAATATTTCCTTGAGATAATCCTCCTGGGACTCACTAAGCCTCGGTTTCTCTTTTGCCATTTTGATTATGTTTTTTTTGAACCGTATTATAATTTAGTTAAAGCTAAAAATAAACGCAACTTCTGATTAAGACGATGCTATAAAAAGGCGAAAAAACACGACTTTTCTTTTTTTGAAAACTGCTTTGTCGTCTTTATATTTAGTCGAGGCTAAATAAATATTTACATTAATAAAAATGAAACATACTTTCATTTGCAGTCAGGTTGGGAATTACACCTGTAAATAACGGTTGTATGAACATGAATAAGAAATTAGTTACATGGACCATTTTGAATGAATTTCCAGGACATTTTACAATATCAGGCCGCAACAGCCTGATGATGCTGATATTTCTCATGATATTTCCGTTAGGTGTCTCGGCTAAAAATGTAATTGAAGGCGTCATTACAGATACAGAAGAGGAACCGCTGCCCGGAGCCAATATTTTGATCTCAGAGACTGAAAGAGGTGCGGTAAGCGATGCTGAAGGCAGGTTCAGGGTGGAGGATATCCCGGACGGCGAATGGACACTGGTGGTTCGATTTGTTGGCTTTGCCGGCAAAGAAGTGTCCGTCTCTCTTCCGGAGCAGTCCGGTGAAATCATAGCCATTGAACTTGAAGATGATGTGGTGATATCGGACGAACTACTGGTAACAGCAAGAATGTTCGACAGAGTGACCCGATATCAGCCGGCCAGCAGTTTTGACGCAGAGGAGATCCAGCAGCGCAATACGACCTCTCTTGGCGTATTGCTTGATGGCGAATCCGGCGTTGCCATGAGGTCTCTTGGACAGGCCCCGGCAAGGCCTGTTATCAGAGGTATGGATGGTGAGCGCATTCAGGTGCTGCAGAATGGTATGAAGATGGGAGACATCTCTTCAACAGCTCACGATCATGCCGTAGCAACAGATCCGCAAAACATCGATCAGGTGGATATTGTCAGAGGTCCGGCCAGTCTCATCTACGGTTCCAGCGCCATGGGTGGTGTCGTTAATCTCCGGATTGCTGATATCCCGCAGCAGTGGTCCCCTGGACTGTCAGGACACATCGGTAGCGAAGGACAAACCGGCATGGAGTCACTCGCCGGCAGGGTAAGATTAAATTACGGATCAGAAAAAAATGCATTCACATTTCGCTCCAGCTTGCGCAATAGCGGTGATATTAATACACCTTCAGGCAAGATACCCGACACCTATCTTGAATCCCTTGATATAGGCGCCGGAATGGCAAGACGAAGCGCGAACCATTTTGGCGGATTTGCCGTATCCTACACAGATCAGGAATATGGCATTCCGGAGGACCCCTTTGACCAGGATGAACAGGTTTACCTGACCATGCAGCGGCTGGCTTTACAGGGCAGGTACAACAGAAGCCTGGATCATGATATCTGGGATGGTATTGAGCTGCGGACGGTCTACAGTATCTACACACATGAAGAGATCGGGCTGGAGTTTGAAGACAGGGAACAAGTTGACCGGGATCTGGAGCTGGGAGTCGATCAGCACTACTTTCAGGCTGACATTCTGGCGCAGCATGGTCAGGCCGGTTTGCTTACGGAAGGGACGGCAGGTGCAACGGTCGAGTACAGAGATGTGACCGTTGGTGGTGATGAAGCACTTACGCCGAATGCACGTGTGTTAACGCTCGGCGGATATCTTGTCGAAGAATTTCGGCTTTATGACAACTGGCGGCTGCAGGGCGGTGTGCGTGTAGAATGGAACCGGACCGAATCTCTGGCCAATGCTGACTTTCACGATGCCGATGAGATCCGCTCCAGGGGCGTTTGGGCCGGAGCTGCAGGCATCAGCGGCCCACTGATCCGAAATATAAACGCAGGGCTCCAGTTCTCCAGAGCTCACCGTACTCCGTCAGTTGAAGAACTTTTTTCCGATGCACCGCACCTGGCAGCCGGTGCCTATGAAATAGGTGATCCCGGACTCGGCAATGAAATCGGATACGGGCTGGATTTTTTCCTGGACTATGAAGCAGGTAACTGGCAGCTTCATGCCGCTGTGTTCGGAAATCGCATCAGCAATTACATAACCCGGACACCGACAGGAGACAGGTATGAACCCAGGGATCTGCCGGTGCTGCGGTATGAGGGAACCGATGCAGATATTCTCGGCTTTGAGGCTTCTGTGAAACACAATGTGACCGACAGGCTCAGCATCACGGGACAGGCTGACTATACCCGCGGCACAGAAAGAGCTACCGGTGATAATCAGCCCTTGCCATTCATGCCTCCTCTGCGGGTTACCGGTAAAACAGAATATGACAGTGGTCCATGGTGGATTCGTGCGACCGTACGCCATGCATTTGAGCAGTCACGGGTTGCACCGGAAGAGGAAGCAACGGACGGCTACACCTTGTTTGAAGCAAATGCAGGGGTACGCTTCGGAAATGACTACATACATCAGATATCCGCCGGAATGGAAAATGCATTTGACGTAACATGGCGGGATCATCTGTCCCGGATTGAGCAACGTGATATTCCCATGATGGGAAGAAATGTCCGGCTCTCATACCGGCTTGTATTCTGACAACAGGTTATATGCATCTGTCTGTTTAACAAAAGGACATCAGCAAAGATGTCATATTAGAGGCGGTCATTAAATTCGTAATATCCATCCGGGAAGACACATGGCAAACCGGATGGATTTTTTTTCAGATTGCATATGGTGCGCTGAGTTTCTATCATGGGCATTAATCGTATCCGGTTCTTCCATCGTGGAAGTGAAAAGGGAATCCCGTGAAATTCGGGAGCTGTACCCGCAACTGTAAGATCTTCAATGGGTGTGAACCCCGCCTGAGCCACTGTTTCTCATAGCAGAAACGGGAAGGCCTTTTCAGCCCAGAGATCGAGCCAGGAGACCTGCCTGATATCGAATTCCGCACTTTCGGGACTAAAAGTATGCGGATGACCTGAAATTCCATGTTCAATAATGATCTTCCGGGATGGTACCGGCGGTTTACTCCGCTTATACTGATTGCCTGGTTACTAATCGCATACTATCCGGGTACCTCAGTTGCAGCCGGAAAAACCTTATCCCTAAACAAAACATGTGAAACCCAATATATTTCGACGGCTGTAAACCCGGTTTTTTTGCATGAGGGGGATAATCGGCCGCATTCAACTGCAGCTCCGGCTGATGAGGTGTTCACACGGGCAGACACTCTGGTACTGGAGGAAATTCGTGTTCTCGGATCACGAATTGAGCGGCCTGATCATCATCAGCCGGTACAGATCCGGAATGTAGACCCACGCGAGCTGCAGAAACATCCCCACACTTCGGCATCTGAGCTGATTAATGCACATACGCACGCCGTGACACGGGATTATGGAGCCGGCAACATGTCCCTTGTATCCCAGCGCGGATTCACACCCTCCCAGACGCGTGTCATGTGGGAAGATATGCCGCTTAATCACCCCATGCTCGGCGTATTTGACATGTCTATGATCCCGGCAGGCATGCTGGACGGTATTTCTGCGTCATCCGGAAATCCGGCATCCATGTCCGGATCAGGAGGCATCAGCGGCACGGTATCGCTGCGTACCAAAA is drawn from Natronogracilivirga saccharolytica and contains these coding sequences:
- a CDS encoding metal ABC transporter solute-binding protein, Zn/Mn family — encoded protein: MVLLLFFAGLFLFSGCNREEGESSADDRPFVVTTTNLIMDAVENVGGDQIRTASIMGPGVDPHVYRATPRDFRNMENADLVLYNGLYLEGRLSEILDQKGDKSRPVAESIPSGKRISATEFGGAYDPHIWFDASLWQLVIDDVADALSELDPENSDTFARRAEQYKQELDELHMYALQRIQSIPEQRRILITAHDAFQYFSKAYGIEVRGLQGLSTATEFGIQDVSRMVSLIIEREIPAIFVESSVSTRSIESVIAGVRERGYQVRMGGSLYSDSMGARGTPEGTYSGMFRHNVETIVQALTGDLEPA
- a CDS encoding metal-dependent transcriptional regulator; protein product: MAKEKPRLSESQEDYLKEIFKLRELNKKVTMQDLSRRLDVRPASVTGMIKRLVEMGLVLHEPYKGVRLTEVGEATALEVLRHHRLLELYLADHLNYSWDEIHDEAERLEHVISEKFEAAISELMGHPTHDPHGDPIPSADLQIPDSPELRPANTLKKNTAATIRRVMTQDKDILNMLSRLELTPEQAIEITETDQAGVRIKVNESQFFLPHSIARFLWVE
- a CDS encoding TonB-dependent receptor; this encodes MNKKLVTWTILNEFPGHFTISGRNSLMMLIFLMIFPLGVSAKNVIEGVITDTEEEPLPGANILISETERGAVSDAEGRFRVEDIPDGEWTLVVRFVGFAGKEVSVSLPEQSGEIIAIELEDDVVISDELLVTARMFDRVTRYQPASSFDAEEIQQRNTTSLGVLLDGESGVAMRSLGQAPARPVIRGMDGERIQVLQNGMKMGDISSTAHDHAVATDPQNIDQVDIVRGPASLIYGSSAMGGVVNLRIADIPQQWSPGLSGHIGSEGQTGMESLAGRVRLNYGSEKNAFTFRSSLRNSGDINTPSGKIPDTYLESLDIGAGMARRSANHFGGFAVSYTDQEYGIPEDPFDQDEQVYLTMQRLALQGRYNRSLDHDIWDGIELRTVYSIYTHEEIGLEFEDREQVDRDLELGVDQHYFQADILAQHGQAGLLTEGTAGATVEYRDVTVGGDEALTPNARVLTLGGYLVEEFRLYDNWRLQGGVRVEWNRTESLANADFHDADEIRSRGVWAGAAGISGPLIRNINAGLQFSRAHRTPSVEELFSDAPHLAAGAYEIGDPGLGNEIGYGLDFFLDYEAGNWQLHAAVFGNRISNYITRTPTGDRYEPRDLPVLRYEGTDADILGFEASVKHNVTDRLSITGQADYTRGTERATGDNQPLPFMPPLRVTGKTEYDSGPWWIRATVRHAFEQSRVAPEEEATDGYTLFEANAGVRFGNDYIHQISAGMENAFDVTWRDHLSRIEQRDIPMMGRNVRLSYRLVF